The sequence below is a genomic window from Natrinema salifodinae.
GCGCCGAGGCGGCGGGCGTCGAGACGGAGTCGCTGTCGCTCGAACGGACCGACTGAAACCGACCACCGACCGCCATCCCAACACTCAATCGCCGGCCCATCGTAGCGCCGCGTAATGACCGACTACGAGGCAGCGATCCTCGACGTCGACGGGACGATCGTCCGGGGCGAGGAACTGCTCCCCGGCGCCACCGACGGCCTGCGCGCACTCGACGCGGCCGGCTGTTCGCGATTACTCTTCTCGAACAACCCGACGCGGGGAAGCGACCACTACCGCGAGAAGCTCGCACCCCACGGGATCGACGTCGATCCGGAGACCGTTCTCACGTCCGCGACCGTCTCGGCGGCGTACCTGACGTCGACCCATCCCGGCGAACGGGTCTACCTCGTCGGCGGCGAACGCCTCGAATCGATCCTCGAGGAGGCGGCCGTCGAGTTGACGACAGACCCCGACGCGGCCGAGGTCGTGCTGGGATCCTTCGACGAGAATTTCTCGTACAGCGCGCTCCGGTCGGCCCTGCGGGCGCTCGACGGCGACGTTCCCTTCTACGGTACCGATCCGGACGCGACGATTCCGGTCGACGGCGGCGAGATTCCCGGTTCGGGCGCGATCCTCGCCGCGATGGCGGCCGTCGCCGGCCACGAGCCCGACGCTATCCTGGGCAAGCCCTCCTCGGTCGCGGCCACGGCAACCATGGATCGCTTAGACGCCGATCCGACGCAGACGCTGGTCGTCGGCGATCGGCTCGACACCGATATCGCGCTCGGGAACCAGGCCGGCATGGAAACGGCGCTGGTGCTCACCGGCGTCACCGAGCGGGCGGACCTGGCGGCGGCAGACGTCGAACCGGATCACGTCCTCGAGTCGCTGGCCGCGGTCGAGACGCTCCTGTAACGGGAGTCGGTACGACGGGTTCTTTACTCGGTGTTAGAATCGTACGTGAATCGCCGAATTCGGCACTTATCACCCGCGAGAGCGGTCTATATGATCGCGGTCACGATGACGAACGTTCCGGCTGCGCCGGCGAGGATCCCGACCGCACGTGCCAACCGTTCGCCCCACGCAACCGTCCGTTCGAGCGAGATCGCCACCGCGATGAGCGCCATCCAGACGAGGTTCATCGAGCCCACGATCACCATGAACGCGAACAGCGCCCAGCAGCATCCCACGCAGAAGATGCTGAACTGCCAACTCATCCGAACCGCACCGCGAACCCCCGGCCGGTGGTGACCCAGAAGGAACCCGAGCGGCGACCGGCAATACCGCAGACACCGGTATTTGTACGGGGACAGCTGATAGCCCGACAGGAGCAGCAGCGTCCCGCCCAGCAAGAACCCGCCGTAGGCGTCCGCGAGGCCGGCGATCGGCACCAGGGCGTTGACAGCAAGCGGGACGAGTCCGGTCAGCGTCCAGACGAGCGCGTACGTCCCGATAAACGCGCCGAGTCGCGCCGCTTTCCCTGCGGCCGTCGCTCCCTCGAGCGTCTCGGCGTACAGCCGGAAGAGCGGGACCGACGACGGATACATCATGGCGATCATCATCGCGCCCCACATGGCCAGGTAAAGACCGATACCCGTCGCCCCGTTCGAGAGCGCCATCGCCTCCGGCACCCCCGGATCGGACAGTTGCGTGTCCATCCCGCCACCAGACATCGGAAGCCAGCCACCGATGACCGCCGCCCACGCGAGCAACACGATCCCGTACGTGACGAGCGCGACGATCGGGATACGCCGGCGGATAATTCGGTCCCGGAACGAGTCGGCTATCCCCATACGTGATCAGCTGGATTGCCGCCCCTCCGTCGTCAGGCGTTCGCCAGTTCGAAGTCGCCGAGGTAGGCGTTATTCCCCGAAACGTCCCACGCAAACTCGTCGTCGTAGGAGACGGTGGCCGTCGTCGACTTCCCGGTCTGCACCTCGTGGTCGTTCGTCAATGGGTGGGGCGAGATCGTACCGACCTCCTCGTTGAACCCGACTGCGCCGCTCGCATCCATTTCGATGACGTCCCCGATCTCGACGGCGAACTCCGACCCGTCCCGCGAGAAGGAGATCGGAACGACCGCGACGTCGGCGGATCTGACGTGCGTGTCGGCGACGGGCGCCCAGATCCCGCCGGCGCGACCGAAGTAGATGTCCTCGATGGCCTCTCGCTGCTCGTCGTCGGCCGTCTCGTCGACGAGCAACACGACGTCCCACTCCGTCTCGGGGTCGAACATGACGCCCTCGTCGGTGGAGATGAGCATGCCGACGTCCAGTCCGCTCAGGTCGACGTCGCCGTAGATCCCCTCCTCGATGTGCCACGCCAGCGAGACGGTACAGACGTCGTCGTCCGGCGGTTCCAGCCACACGCACTGGCACGCGACGTCGCAGTTACAGGCTTCGACGTAGTCCCCCTTGATGGTCCATTCTCGAGTCATTAGTGGACAACCGTGTGGTATGACAACGCGTGTCTCGATAAAGCTATCCGGTGGTATTCACTACGCCGCCTTGCCAGACGATGGCGAGTTCAGCAGTCAGCGCGACCATCATCCGAACATACGCATCGCGAATTTCCGACTAGTGCTGCGGAAGAAACCGTGTCACATCTCCTGATAATGCCCTGTTAGGTGAGAAACCGCAATCGCGCATCCGATCTCATCGCCTGCGTTCCGGAGATATGCTTATCAGTTACTATCACAACGTACGGCATATGAGAGAACGAGTGAAACAGGCGTTGCTGCGTGCGCGGTACGCAGCGATCGGTGCGGCAGTTGGGGCGGCGATCGGCGGCGCGTTCAGTCGAAACGGCGCGAGTACCGGCGGCGCGATCGGCGGGCTCGTCGGCGCGACTATCGCCGACACGCGCGGAACCGTCGATACGCTGCTCGAAGATGCGAGAGCGACAGAACTCGGCAGTCCATTCTCGGACGAGGACCGAGGTCAGAACTGAGTCTCCGCGTCGAACACTGTTTTTCCGGTCCGTGACGCCGATTCCGATCGGCGGAGACGTCGAACTTGATCCGCGAACCGAATTGTCTCGGTTCGAGTGAGTTGACCAGGCGGCGCCCGGTTCCATCCGGAGAGACGCGTGATAGCCGGGTCAGTGGCCGCCGTTTCCGTTCCGCCCGTCCAGCGCAGCCTGGCGGAGCCGCTCGCCCTCGTCGGTGCTGACGGTCAGTTCGGGGACCGCGGTCGGTTGCTTGTCCTCGTCGATCGCAACGTAGACGAAGTACGATTCGGTGGTCCGCTCGCGCTCGCGGGTCTGGAGGTTCTCGCGCTCGGTGACCAGGCGGACCTTCACGCTCGAGGTGCCGGCGTCGTAGACGTAGGCGGTGATGTAGGCCGTGTCGCCGACGGGGATCGGCCGTTCGAAGTTCATCTGGTTGACGTGGGCGGTAACGCACATCTCGCCGGCAAAGCGTATGGCCGACATCGCGCCCACCTCGTCCATCCACTTCATGACGTTGCCGCCGTGGGCGACGTCGAGCATGTTGGCGTGGTTCGGCTGTACCATCTCCCGATTTTCCACGACCGTCTCGATGAGATCCGTCATTGCCCGACGTTTCCCGACGCCGGCAATCAGTCTTGCCTTCACCGCGTCCCGGGGCGGCCCCGCGTTCCGCGACGGCGGTCGCTACCCGTCCGCTCGGCCACCAGACCGCGATCGGACGTTCGCACCCATTGCGAACTCCGATACTGGTAAAAGTCGCCGTCGAGTTGATCCGGTAATGAGCGATGCAGGCGAGGCCGACGTGCCGGAGCCGCCCGAACCGCCCGACCGCGAGCGCGGTTCCGTCCAGGTTCTCGGGACGGCACACGTCTCGCAAGCGAGCGTCGACGAAGTCCGCGAAACGGTCGAAGAGGAAGATCCCGACGTCGTCGCCGTCGAGTTAGACGAAGGACGCTACAATCAGATGCAGGGCGGGACGCCCGACGACATCGAGGCGGAGGACCTCCTCTCCGGGAACACGGTCTTCCAGTTTCTCGCCTACTGGATGCTGTCGTACGTCCAGTCGCGGCTGGGCGAGCAGTTCGACATCGAGCCAGGCGCCGACATGCGCGCCGGCATCGAGGCCGCCGAGGCCAACGGCAGCGGCGTCGCCTTAGTCGACCGCGACATTCAGGTGACGATCCAGCGGTTCTGGAGTCGCCTCTCGTTCACCGAGAAGTTGAAGATGGTCGGCGGGCTCGCGCTCGGGGTGACCGATCCCCGGACGATCGGGCTCACCTTCGGCGCCGTCGCCGGCGTCCTGCTGGGGCTGCTGACCACCGCGTTCATCGCACCGATGCTCGGCGTCGGGGATATCCTCCAGCTGGGCGTCACCGATCCGACGACGCTGCAGTACGTCGGCGGCGCCGCCATCGGCGCGCTCGCCGGCGCGTTCGTCGGCCTGGTCGCCTTCCCCTCGTTCGACGGCGCCGCGCGACGGACCGGTGGCGCCCTCTCGGGCTTCTCGATACGCGTCCTGGCCGGCCTGGTCCTCGGGATCGGCGGCTGTCTCGCGCTGGTGGTGACCGGCACCTTCGTCGGACCCCTCTCGGCGTCGACCGCCGAGAGCGCCGGCGTCTACGCGATCCGCGGAGCGGCCGGAATGCTGGCCGGACTCGGCGTCGGTGTCGCGATCGGGGCCGTCCTCGGGATCGTCCTCGACGCCGCCGGCGCGGACGTCGAGGAGGTCGACGAGATCGACATCGAGGAGCTGACCGACGGCGACGTCGTCACCGCCATGATGGAGGAGTTCCGTCAGTTCAGCCCCCAGGGAGCGAACGCCCTGATCGACGAGCGTGACGCCTACATCGCGCACAACCTCCACCAGCTTCGCGAGCAGGGGTACGACGTCCTCGCCGTCGTCGGCGCCGGCCACCGGGCCGGGATCGAACGGCATCTCGAGAACCCCAAGGCGATCCCGGCGATGGAATCGCTGTCCGGAACCGCCTCTGGCCGGCGGTTCTCGCCGCTGAAGCTCGTCGGCTACCTGGTCACCGTCGGCTTCCTCGCCTTCTTCTTCCTGCTGATCATGGCAGGGGTTCGGAACACGTTCCTGCTGAAGCTGTTCGGCGCCTGGTTCCTGTTCAACGGGCTGTTCGCGTTCGGCTTGGCCCGCCTGGCCGGCGCGCGCTGGCTCAGCGCGGGCGTCGGCGGCGCGGTCGCCTGGCTGACCAGCATCAACCCGCTGCTGGCGCCGGGGTGGTTCACGGGTTACGTCGAGCTCAAGTACCGGCCGGTCAACGTCCGGGACATCCAGACGCTAAACGAGATCGTCGACGACACCGAGCGGCCGATCGAAGAGGCGCTGTCGGCGATGTTCGACGTGCCGCTGTTCCGCCTGATCATGATCGTCGCGCTCACGAACATCGGGAGCATCATCGCGACGTTCCTGTTCCCGTTCGTAATCTTGCCGTGGCTGGCGCCCGAGATCGGCGGCGTCGATGCGCTGATGGGTGAACTGATCCGCGGCGCCGAGAACAGTCTGGAGCTGCTCCGGAGGTTCCTCTGATGAGTTATCGCGCTCGGCAGCGTTCCGACCCCGAACTGAGTTTCAGCGATCAGGAGCTGCGCGACCTCGCGGTCGCCTGGCTCACGCTCAGCATCGCCTTCGCGCTGCTGTTCGCGCCGATTCACCTGGGCGGCAGTCTCGGGTCGTTCGTCGTCATGGTCGGCCTGAGTCTGGTCACCGTCGGCGTCGCCTTCCTGCTGCACGAGATCGCCCACAAGGTCGTCGCCATCGAGCACGGCCAGGTGGCCGAGTTCCGGGCCGACTACCAGATGCTGTTTCTGGCGATCATGGGCGCGCTCGTCGGCTTCCTCTTCGCCGCTCCCGGGGCCGTCTACCACCGCGGCCAGGTGACCCAGCGGGAGAACGGCCTGATCGCGCTGGCGGGGCCGGTGACGAACCTCCTGCTTGCCCTGCTCTTTCTCCCGCTGATGATCCTCCCCGAGCCGCTCGGGACGATCGGGCAGATGGGGGTCTGGATCAACCTCTTCCTGGCTGCGTTCAACATGATCCCCTTCGGGCCGCTCGACGGAAAATCGGTCCTGCGGTGGCACAAGGGGATCTTCGCGCTAATCTTCGTTCCGAGCGCGGCCCTGGCCGCGTTCGTGGTCTTCCGCGTCGGGATGTTCTGACGCTCCGGTTCTCGCTACCGGTCGCGCCGGACCGGTGACCTTTTGCTCGCCCCGAGAGGTCGTTCGGGTATGACCACGGACGACGAGGGGACCGATACGGAGCGACTCACCTACGCCGAGACCGGCGTCGACATCGACGCCAGCGAGGACGCGACCGCCGCCCTGCTCGCAGCCTTCGGCAGCGACCTGCGGACCGAGTACGCCGGCCTGGTCGACATCGGCGACCGATACCTCGCCCTGGCGACCGACGGCGTCGGCACCAAACTGCTGGTCGCGGAGTCGATCGAGGACTTCTCGACGATCGGTATCGACTGCATCGCGATGAACGTCAACGACCTGGTCGCCGCGGGCGTCGAACCCGTCGCATTCGTCGACTACCTCGCGATCGACGAGCCCGACGAGACCCTGACTAACGAGATCGGCGAGGGCCTGGCCGTCGGCCTCGACGAGGCGGACCTGACGATGCTCGGCGGTGAGACGGCGGTCATGCCTGACGTCGTGAAAGGATTCGACCTGGCGGGCACCTGCGCGGGCCTGGCGGCGAAAGACGACCTGTTCGCGGGCGAGGCGCAGGTCGGCGACGCGCTCGTCGGCTTCCCCTCGAACGGGATCCACTCGAACGGACTGACGCTGGCCCGCGAGGCCGTCACGCGCGACCACGAGTACACCGACGAGTTCCCGCCGACTCCCGAGCGGACGATCGGCGAGGAACTACTGCGGCCGACCCGGATCTACACGGACCTGCTCGAACCGATGCGCGAACACGGCGTCCGCGCCGCGGCCCACGTCACCGGCGGCGGCTGGACGAACCTGCTGCGGATGGGCGAGTTCGAGTACGTGATCGACGACCCGCTCCCGGCTCAGCCGGTCTTCGAGTTCGTCCAGGAGGAGGGGAACGTGACCGACGAGGAGATGCACCGGACGTTCAACATGGGCACCGGCTTCGTCGTCGCGCTGCCGGAAGACCAGGCCGACGACCTCGCCGCCGAAACGGACGGCCGGATCATCGGGCGCGTCGAGGACGGCAGTTCGGTCGAAATTCGCGGCCTCTCGCTGTCCTGAGGGCGCGGACCGGGAGCTGCATCGGTCTAGATCGACAAAAGTTCGGCGAGCGGGGTAGCGCCGGTGATTCAGGCTCGCGTCGCGGCCCGCTCGGGCGTGTCGGCCCTGTTGTTGGCGTACGCGTTGTAGGCCGAGAGCGCGGCGATGACCAGACCGGAGAGCGCGGTCCCGGTCGCGAGCGTGCTGCTTCCCATCTCGATGACGGCCGGGGAAACGAGCAACCACAGCCCGAGCAGGACGGTCAACGAGGCGACGCCGACGCTCGCCAGGCGGTCCCGCGACAGTCGGACGAAGTTGTACCCGGCGAGCAGGAAGACGCCTGTCCCGACGAGCGTATCGTTCCAAATGGCTGCCTCCGTGGCGTCGAAGATGAACGGCGAGGCGACGACGTAGAGCCCGACCAGCGCGGCGAGGGCGCTCACCCACTGCATCACGTCGGTGTTGAGGGTATTGCGGGCGCGGTCGGCGGTGGCGGTGCGGTTCGGGTCCGTGTCCGTCGGTGTATTACTCATGGTGACTTCACGTGCGGTAACCGTCAGACGGAGAAAGCGGTAGTGCCTGCACTCGTCTGGCCGATCAGGCCCAGATTCGTCCTATCTCTGTCGTCACGTTCCCGTTTCCGATCGGCGCCGCGATTCGCTCCGCGTCGACGCGGCGCCCGATGGTCCGCGGTCCGTCCTCAGCGATTACCGTTCCGACTCGCTCGCGTCGGTCAGTTCGGACTGCTCGGCCGCGCCGGTCGCCGCTCGGATCGCGTCGTACTCCTCGTCGCTGTAGGCGATGAACCGCACGTCCTCGAGGGAATCCGGCTCGTAGCCCTCGATCTCCTCGCCGATGATCCCGGCGCCGTCCGCGACGTCGAAGCCGGCGACCCCGCAGCCGAGCGCGGGAAGCACGAGGGACTTACAGCCGAGTTCGTCTGCCTTTTCAAGTGCGTTGCGGGTTGCGTCGCGGATGCTCTCGGCGGTCGCCTGGCCGTCCCCGTAATGTGGCATCGCGGCGGCGTGGATGACGTACTCGGCGTTTAAGTCGTAAGCGTCGGTAACAGCGACTTCGCCGAGGTCGATCGGCCCCTTCTCCGCGGCCTCCTCGTTGATTTTGTCGCCGGCGCCGCGGCGGAGCGCACCCGCGACGCCTGACCCCATCTCGAGGCTCGTGCCGGCTGCGTTGACGAGCGCATCGGCGGACTGTGCGGCGATGTCGCCCTGGACGACGACGTACTCCATACGCGATGGTTCCGGATCGAAGCCAATGAAGGTGATCGTGGTAATCTCGATTACCGGCGACCGGGACCGGGCTGGAATCGAATCGAGACGAGCGTCGGTCGGTCCGCTCGTCAGTCGGTTCGAATCCAATCGTCCCGCGCCGGCCTGGTCGCGATATCGGCGGTGGCGATCCCGTAGAACTTCTCGCGGCCAACCGGGGTCCGAAGCCGCAGGGCGCAGGTGTAGTCGGTCACCTCGAACGCGGTCACCGTGCGGGGTGACCGCTGGTGGGCAAACCGAAAGAGCCGGTCGGCCTCCGCTTCGGCGGTGATGCGGTTGCCGAGCGGCCAACTCAGCGACTCGAGGCGACCGCAGTCGACGTCGACCAGGTGAGCGATCAGGTCTCGACCCCGCAGACCCATTGCTCCCTGTGACCGGTCCTCGTGTGAACTCATATGACGGACGATTCTTCCCATCCCGAAAAAAGATGCTATTTCCGCGTGACTGGTTTTTGCACGATATTCGGTATACCGTTGTACGTCAGAAGACGGCGTTTCGGGAGCTATTACGGCAGAAAATCGTCGGTTCGGACCGGCGGCTCGATCGTCGTCACCGGCTACCAGTTCGGCTCCCCGGAATCTTAGGTCGACCAAAACCTTTTTAGATTTAGGCAAGCCTAACTCAGCGTGATGGACGTACCCGCCCGCAGGGAGGATCCCGAACTCGACGAGGAACTCGAGGAGCCGGCGGCGGTCGTGACGAGCCACGAGACCCGCCCCGGAAAGATCGTGCTCACCGAACGCGACAACAGCGACGGCTGGATCGCGACCGACCTGACCGTCGACCTCGTACCCTGAACTCGTCGCCGCTCGGGACCGTCGCCCGACGCTGACGCCGCTAACCGACCGGTATCGATCGCAAACGACCCTCTCTTCCGCCCTACTCCGTCGACGCTGCGAAAAAACTCGTCTCGGCTATTCTACCGTCGCGACGCGCCGTCGATCATGCTTCGATCTGCTGACCGCACTCAGTGGGTCGCTTCTTCGAGGACCAGGGTGTCGTCCTCGAGGTAGTGCTCGAAGTGGTGGCCGTCTTCCTCGAGCGTGACGAGGATCTCACGCAGGATCTCGCTGGTCGCGGGGTCGCCGAGGTTCTCGGCGAGTTCGATGCTGTCGCGCATCGATTCGATGATGTCGCCGTACATTTCGAGGTCGTTCTCGAACATCGTGCGGACGTCGTAGACGTCCTCACCCTCGAACTCGACGGTGGCCCGGTCCTCCTGGTTCGACGGTCCCGAGACCGGGACGCCGCCGAGTGCTTGGGCGCGCTCGGCGATGACGTCGGCGCCTTCCTCGACGTGCTCGTAGGCCTCTTCGATGAATTCGTGGAGCGGGAGGAACTCCGCGCCCTCGACGACCCAGTGGTGCTTCTTCAGCTGGTGGTAGAGGACGTACGAGTTGGCCAGCTCCGTGTTCAGCGCGTCGACGATCTGCTCGGCCTTCTCCTGTTCGAGCCGAAGCTCGTTCTCCTCGACGGTATCGGCCGACTGCCGGACGGTCTTTTGAGTGCTCATCCTACTCCGAGGTACGCGCGCATTCCACTTAAAGCTTCTCCATGAGTAAACATTTCTTTGGCATACCTAAAAATTCGTTTTTGGATTATGGGTCTAGATTTCCGTCGTGAGCTCGAAGAACGTGTTTCCGAACGACACCGTCAAAACATCCGCTGTTTTTTCGAGCCTGAGTAAACATTTTCAGTACGGAACCCCAAAGGGCGAGTATGGCAACGAGAATCGCCCAGCGGCGGGAGCAACTCTACGTCGACGGCGAGTGGATCGAGACCGAAAACGCGCTATCGGTCTCGGATCTCGCCGAAGGCGGGACCTTCGCACAGGTCGCCGCGGCGGGTCCGGACGAGGCACGGACCGCGCTCGCGGCCGCCCACGAGATCAAACCGGAACTGCGAGAGACGACGGTCGTCGAACGCGCGGAGTGGTGTGAGACGATCGCCGACGGACTGCGCGAGCGCGAGGAGGAACTCGCCGAGATCATCGTCCGCGAAGCCGGCAAGCCAATCTCGTCGGCCCGCGGCGAGGTCGGCCAGGCGGCCGAGCGCTTCGACCGCGCGGCCGAGGAAGCGCGCAACATCGTCAGCAAGGGCGAGTACCGCGAGGGGTCGACCGCGGGCCACGAGGGCTGGCAGGCCATCGTCAAGCACGAGCCGATCGGCGCCGTCCTCTGTATCACGCCGTACAACTACCCCCTGGCGACGACGGCCCTGCAGGTCGCGCCGGCGCTCGCGGCGGGTAACAGCGTCCTGCTCAAGCCCGCCAGCAAGACACCCATCTCGGCGGCGATCCTCGCCGACGTCATCGCCGACGTCGACGGCATCCCGGACGGCGCGTTCAACTTCGTCCCCGGCGACGCCAGCGAGATCGGCGACCTCATGTCCGGCGACGACCGCATCAACGCGATCGCGATGACCGGCTCCTCGGGCGCCGGCAAACACGTCGCCCGCCAGAGCGGCATGGTCAACCTGCACATGGAACTGGGCGGCAACGCCCCGGCGATCGTCTTCGACGACGCCGACCTCACCGACGTCGCGGGCAACTGCGCCAAGGGCTCGTTCAAGTACGCCGGCCAGCGTTGCTCGGCCGTCTCCCGCGTGCTCGCCCACGAATCGGTCCACGACGATCTGGTCGACCAGATCGACGCCCAGATGGACGCCTGGCAGGCCGGCGACCTCTTCGACGAGGACACCGCCTTCGGGCCGCTCATCAGCGAGGACCAGGCGGAGTGGGTCGCGGAACTGGTCGACGATGCCGTCGAGAAGGGTGCGGAGGTCGTCCGCGGTGGCGAGCGTCGCGCCCCGGAGGGCGTCCCCGAGGAACTGTCGAACCAGTTCTTCGAGCCGACGCTGCTGGCGAACGTTCCCCACGACGCTCGCATCGTCGACGAGGAGCAGTTCGGCCCGATCGCCGCCGTGACGACCTTCGAGGACGAGGACGAGGCTCTCGAGATCGCCAACAGTTCGGACCTCGCGCTCGACGCCGCAGTCTTCACCAGCGACTACAAGCGCGCGATGCGGATGGCCAACCGCGTCGACGCCGGCGCGGTCCGGATCAACGGCGCGCCGAGCCACGGCCTCGGCGACGTTCCCTTCGGCGGCAACAAGGACTCGGGAATCGGTCGCGAGGGGCTCGACGCCTCCATCCACGAGATGATGCGCGAGAAGAGCATCATCCTGTAATCGGCCGCACCGATTTTCCGCCCGCGGCTACCCGATCCGCGACCTCCGCCCCCGCTTCCTCTCCCGTCCCCGCTTTCGCTTCGCGCCGAGCGCGCTCG
It includes:
- a CDS encoding TraB/GumN family protein; this encodes MSDAGEADVPEPPEPPDRERGSVQVLGTAHVSQASVDEVRETVEEEDPDVVAVELDEGRYNQMQGGTPDDIEAEDLLSGNTVFQFLAYWMLSYVQSRLGEQFDIEPGADMRAGIEAAEANGSGVALVDRDIQVTIQRFWSRLSFTEKLKMVGGLALGVTDPRTIGLTFGAVAGVLLGLLTTAFIAPMLGVGDILQLGVTDPTTLQYVGGAAIGALAGAFVGLVAFPSFDGAARRTGGALSGFSIRVLAGLVLGIGGCLALVVTGTFVGPLSASTAESAGVYAIRGAAGMLAGLGVGVAIGAVLGIVLDAAGADVEEVDEIDIEELTDGDVVTAMMEEFRQFSPQGANALIDERDAYIAHNLHQLREQGYDVLAVVGAGHRAGIERHLENPKAIPAMESLSGTASGRRFSPLKLVGYLVTVGFLAFFFLLIMAGVRNTFLLKLFGAWFLFNGLFAFGLARLAGARWLSAGVGGAVAWLTSINPLLAPGWFTGYVELKYRPVNVRDIQTLNEIVDDTERPIEEALSAMFDVPLFRLIMIVALTNIGSIIATFLFPFVILPWLAPEIGGVDALMGELIRGAENSLELLRRFL
- a CDS encoding DUF2182 domain-containing protein, which produces MGIADSFRDRIIRRRIPIVALVTYGIVLLAWAAVIGGWLPMSGGGMDTQLSDPGVPEAMALSNGATGIGLYLAMWGAMMIAMMYPSSVPLFRLYAETLEGATAAGKAARLGAFIGTYALVWTLTGLVPLAVNALVPIAGLADAYGGFLLGGTLLLLSGYQLSPYKYRCLRYCRSPLGFLLGHHRPGVRGAVRMSWQFSIFCVGCCWALFAFMVIVGSMNLVWMALIAVAISLERTVAWGERLARAVGILAGAAGTFVIVTAII
- a CDS encoding SPW repeat domain-containing protein; translation: MSNTPTDTDPNRTATADRARNTLNTDVMQWVSALAALVGLYVVASPFIFDATEAAIWNDTLVGTGVFLLAGYNFVRLSRDRLASVGVASLTVLLGLWLLVSPAVIEMGSSTLATGTALSGLVIAALSAYNAYANNRADTPERAATRA
- the purM gene encoding phosphoribosylformylglycinamidine cyclo-ligase gives rise to the protein MTTDDEGTDTERLTYAETGVDIDASEDATAALLAAFGSDLRTEYAGLVDIGDRYLALATDGVGTKLLVAESIEDFSTIGIDCIAMNVNDLVAAGVEPVAFVDYLAIDEPDETLTNEIGEGLAVGLDEADLTMLGGETAVMPDVVKGFDLAGTCAGLAAKDDLFAGEAQVGDALVGFPSNGIHSNGLTLAREAVTRDHEYTDEFPPTPERTIGEELLRPTRIYTDLLEPMREHGVRAAAHVTGGGWTNLLRMGEFEYVIDDPLPAQPVFEFVQEEGNVTDEEMHRTFNMGTGFVVALPEDQADDLAAETDGRIIGRVEDGSSVEIRGLSLS
- a CDS encoding glycine zipper 2TM domain-containing protein — protein: MRERVKQALLRARYAAIGAAVGAAIGGAFSRNGASTGGAIGGLVGATIADTRGTVDTLLEDARATELGSPFSDEDRGQN
- a CDS encoding DUF1326 domain-containing protein, translated to MTREWTIKGDYVEACNCDVACQCVWLEPPDDDVCTVSLAWHIEEGIYGDVDLSGLDVGMLISTDEGVMFDPETEWDVVLLVDETADDEQREAIEDIYFGRAGGIWAPVADTHVRSADVAVVPISFSRDGSEFAVEIGDVIEMDASGAVGFNEEVGTISPHPLTNDHEVQTGKSTTATVSYDDEFAWDVSGNNAYLGDFELANA
- a CDS encoding aldehyde dehydrogenase family protein; amino-acid sequence: MATRIAQRREQLYVDGEWIETENALSVSDLAEGGTFAQVAAAGPDEARTALAAAHEIKPELRETTVVERAEWCETIADGLREREEELAEIIVREAGKPISSARGEVGQAAERFDRAAEEARNIVSKGEYREGSTAGHEGWQAIVKHEPIGAVLCITPYNYPLATTALQVAPALAAGNSVLLKPASKTPISAAILADVIADVDGIPDGAFNFVPGDASEIGDLMSGDDRINAIAMTGSSGAGKHVARQSGMVNLHMELGGNAPAIVFDDADLTDVAGNCAKGSFKYAGQRCSAVSRVLAHESVHDDLVDQIDAQMDAWQAGDLFDEDTAFGPLISEDQAEWVAELVDDAVEKGAEVVRGGERRAPEGVPEELSNQFFEPTLLANVPHDARIVDEEQFGPIAAVTTFEDEDEALEIANSSDLALDAAVFTSDYKRAMRMANRVDAGAVRINGAPSHGLGDVPFGGNKDSGIGREGLDASIHEMMREKSIIL
- a CDS encoding acyl-CoA thioesterase — translated: MTDLIETVVENREMVQPNHANMLDVAHGGNVMKWMDEVGAMSAIRFAGEMCVTAHVNQMNFERPIPVGDTAYITAYVYDAGTSSVKVRLVTERENLQTRERERTTESYFVYVAIDEDKQPTAVPELTVSTDEGERLRQAALDGRNGNGGH
- a CDS encoding macro domain-containing protein, giving the protein MEYVVVQGDIAAQSADALVNAAGTSLEMGSGVAGALRRGAGDKINEEAAEKGPIDLGEVAVTDAYDLNAEYVIHAAAMPHYGDGQATAESIRDATRNALEKADELGCKSLVLPALGCGVAGFDVADGAGIIGEEIEGYEPDSLEDVRFIAYSDEEYDAIRAATGAAEQSELTDASESER
- a CDS encoding zinc metalloprotease, whose protein sequence is MSYRARQRSDPELSFSDQELRDLAVAWLTLSIAFALLFAPIHLGGSLGSFVVMVGLSLVTVGVAFLLHEIAHKVVAIEHGQVAEFRADYQMLFLAIMGALVGFLFAAPGAVYHRGQVTQRENGLIALAGPVTNLLLALLFLPLMILPEPLGTIGQMGVWINLFLAAFNMIPFGPLDGKSVLRWHKGIFALIFVPSAALAAFVVFRVGMF
- the dpsA gene encoding DNA starvation/stationary phase protection protein DpsA, yielding MSTQKTVRQSADTVEENELRLEQEKAEQIVDALNTELANSYVLYHQLKKHHWVVEGAEFLPLHEFIEEAYEHVEEGADVIAERAQALGGVPVSGPSNQEDRATVEFEGEDVYDVRTMFENDLEMYGDIIESMRDSIELAENLGDPATSEILREILVTLEEDGHHFEHYLEDDTLVLEEATH
- a CDS encoding HAD-IIA family hydrolase produces the protein MTDYEAAILDVDGTIVRGEELLPGATDGLRALDAAGCSRLLFSNNPTRGSDHYREKLAPHGIDVDPETVLTSATVSAAYLTSTHPGERVYLVGGERLESILEEAAVELTTDPDAAEVVLGSFDENFSYSALRSALRALDGDVPFYGTDPDATIPVDGGEIPGSGAILAAMAAVAGHEPDAILGKPSSVAATATMDRLDADPTQTLVVGDRLDTDIALGNQAGMETALVLTGVTERADLAAADVEPDHVLESLAAVETLL